From the Musa acuminata AAA Group cultivar baxijiao chromosome BXJ1-2, Cavendish_Baxijiao_AAA, whole genome shotgun sequence genome, one window contains:
- the LOC135607726 gene encoding transcription factor bHLH155-like isoform X2 — MKDTIALRQLLRSLCHNTQWDYAVFWKLNQGSEIILSWEDSYFDDTKARVILEDTLYDGPLHINPGMISFADSKDAQHQSCATHPIKVALANLKYHHYSLGEGFVGKVALTQGHYWIFACELKSKVQSDSCKDWQLLLAADIKTILLVPVAHYGVVQLGSLEMVVEDLALVFHIKDSFSTLYHHLAARDSGTSDLSVHCPSISSPINKPLLANSSTSILSSFSSAQSQQLLTIDPNALSFFMVNHNSPTPQNVMEKKLDIHAIDADKNLTKERSNYLWFASTEEPQCFGHPNNLSEGNMSDFSFNESETKITFQPDPLDCKSISGQKHHGYTTSVEDITYKESDKNYISRFPSFPIESELHKVLGMASVEEYDGCFLNTTLPVDDGHGPISSITNFQTVGSEYYDRTFNELGSWLIEENDTEYLLDTMVSSLLCDSNDDAFEGKSLRSFRNNSSEKLIESSVRESESSVLHMGSLLTTTHPRSTSISKDEEYMNSPTISSCISVCGSTSGDNNNRMAKGHNSRKLSMINKRGGRKGNSHKPRPRDRQLIQDRVKELRELIPNGSKCSIDTLLDRTVSHMLFLQSISSQAEKLKQTAHTKVKTEVDNSVKPHTQANGANSTCEQGSQPEVWPIVVEYLDQPGQILVE, encoded by the exons ATGAAAGACACCATTGCGTTGAGGCAGTTACTTAGGAGTCTGTGCCACAATACACAATGGGATTATGCTGTTTTTTGGAAGCTTAATCAAGGGTCGGAGAT CATATTGTCATGGGAGGATTCTTATTTTGATGATACAAAAGCAAGAGTTATATTGGAAGATACTCTATATGATGGACCTCTTCATATCAACcctgggatgatatcttttgctgatTCTAAGGATGCTCAACATCAAAGTTGTGCCACTCATCCAATCAAGGTGGCACTGGCAAATTTGAAATATCATCATTACTCACTTGGAGAAGG GTTTGTCGGCAAAGTGGCACTTACTCAGGGGCATTACTGGATCTTTGCTTGTGAATTGAAATCTAAAGTCCAATCAGAT TCATGCAAGGATTGGCAACTGCTGTTGGCAGCAGACATTAAG ACTATTCTGCTTGTACCTGTTGCCCATTATGGAGTTGTGCAGCTCGGTTCATTAGAAATG GTTGTGGAAGATTTAGCATTGGTTTTTCACATTAAAGACTCATTCTCTACTCTTTACCATCACTTGGCGGCTCGTGATAGTGGTACTTCAGATTTAAGCGTTCATTGTCCAAGCATATCATCACCAATTAATAAGCCACTGTTGGCCAACAGTTCAACATCAATTCTCAGTTCATTTAGTTCAGCTCAATCACAACAGCTTTTGACTATTGATCCTAATGCATTGTCCTTTTTCATGGTCAACCATAATTCTCCAACACCACAAAATGTTATGGAAAAAAAACTTGACATACATGCAATAGATGCAGATAAAAATTTGACCAAGGAAAGGTCCAATTATTTGTGGTTTGCATCCACTGAAGAACCGCAATGCTTTGGCCACCCAAATAACTTGTCTGAAGGCAATATGTCCGATTTTTCCTTCAATGAGAGTGAGACAAAAATAACTTTTCAACCAGATCCTTTAGATTGTAAATCAATTTCCGGTCAAAAGCACCATGGCTACACTACAAGTGTTGAAGATATTACATATAAGGAATCAGATAAGAATTATATTAGCAGATTTCCTAGCTTTCCAATTGAATCAGAGCTACACAAGGTACTTGGAATGGCTTCTGTAGAAGAATATGATGGCTGTTTCTTGAACACCACTTTACCAGTGGATGATGGACATGGACCCATTAGTTCAATTACCAACTTCCAAACTGTGGGATCTGAGTATTATGATCGCACATTTAATGAGTTAGGTTCATGGTTAATTGAAGAAAATGACACAGAATATCTGTTGGACACAATGGTAAGCAGTTTACTTTGTGACTCAAATGATGATGCATTTGAGGGGAAATCTTTGAGATCATTCAGAAATAATTCTTCAGAGAAGCTCATTGAATCTTCCGTCAGAGAGAGTGAATCTAGTGTTTTGCACATGGGAAGTTTGTTGACAACTACTCATCCAAGGTCTACATCCATATCAAAAGATGAAGAATACATGAACTCTCCAACAATTTCTTCTTGCATAAGTGTCTGTGGGTCAACTAGTGGAGATAACAACAATCGCATGGCTAAAGGACACAACAGTAGAAAGTTGTCCATGATAAACAAAAGAGGAGGTAGAAAAGGCAACAGCCACAAACCAAGGCCAAGAGACAGACAGTTGATTCAAGACCGAGTTAAGGAGTTGCGGGAGCTTATTCCTAATGGATCAAAG TGCAGCATTGACACGTTGTTGGATAGAACTGTAAGCCATATGTTATTCCTCCAAAGCATCTCCTCTCAGGCTGAAAAACTGAAACAAACTGCGCATACAAAG GTTAAAACTGAGGTTGACAATTCTGTGAAACCTCATACTCAAGCTAATGGAGCCAACTCAACCTGTGAACAGGGCAGCCAACCAGAAGTTTGGCCCATAGTAGTCGAATACCTTGACCAACCTGGGCAAATTCTTGTAGAG TGA
- the LOC135607726 gene encoding transcription factor bHLH155-like isoform X1 has translation MKDTIALRQLLRSLCHNTQWDYAVFWKLNQGSEIILSWEDSYFDDTKARVILEDTLYDGPLHINPGMISFADSKDAQHQSCATHPIKVALANLKYHHYSLGEGFVGKVALTQGHYWIFACELKSKVQSDSCKDWQLLLAADIKTILLVPVAHYGVVQLGSLEMVVEDLALVFHIKDSFSTLYHHLAARDSGTSDLSVHCPSISSPINKPLLANSSTSILSSFSSAQSQQLLTIDPNALSFFMVNHNSPTPQNVMEKKLDIHAIDADKNLTKERSNYLWFASTEEPQCFGHPNNLSEGNMSDFSFNESETKITFQPDPLDCKSISGQKHHGYTTSVEDITYKESDKNYISRFPSFPIESELHKVLGMASVEEYDGCFLNTTLPVDDGHGPISSITNFQTVGSEYYDRTFNELGSWLIEENDTEYLLDTMVSSLLCDSNDDAFEGKSLRSFRNNSSEKLIESSVRESESSVLHMGSLLTTTHPRSTSISKDEEYMNSPTISSCISVCGSTSGDNNNRMAKGHNSRKLSMINKRGGRKGNSHKPRPRDRQLIQDRVKELRELIPNGSKCSIDTLLDRTVSHMLFLQSISSQAEKLKQTAHTKVKTEVDNSVKPHTQANGANSTCEQGSQPEVWPIVVEYLDQPGQILVEVLCSDYGLFLEIAHVIRRLQLTILKGILESRSDKLWAHFIIEVSRGFHRMHILWPLMQLLQRNRASKPTKF, from the exons ATGAAAGACACCATTGCGTTGAGGCAGTTACTTAGGAGTCTGTGCCACAATACACAATGGGATTATGCTGTTTTTTGGAAGCTTAATCAAGGGTCGGAGAT CATATTGTCATGGGAGGATTCTTATTTTGATGATACAAAAGCAAGAGTTATATTGGAAGATACTCTATATGATGGACCTCTTCATATCAACcctgggatgatatcttttgctgatTCTAAGGATGCTCAACATCAAAGTTGTGCCACTCATCCAATCAAGGTGGCACTGGCAAATTTGAAATATCATCATTACTCACTTGGAGAAGG GTTTGTCGGCAAAGTGGCACTTACTCAGGGGCATTACTGGATCTTTGCTTGTGAATTGAAATCTAAAGTCCAATCAGAT TCATGCAAGGATTGGCAACTGCTGTTGGCAGCAGACATTAAG ACTATTCTGCTTGTACCTGTTGCCCATTATGGAGTTGTGCAGCTCGGTTCATTAGAAATG GTTGTGGAAGATTTAGCATTGGTTTTTCACATTAAAGACTCATTCTCTACTCTTTACCATCACTTGGCGGCTCGTGATAGTGGTACTTCAGATTTAAGCGTTCATTGTCCAAGCATATCATCACCAATTAATAAGCCACTGTTGGCCAACAGTTCAACATCAATTCTCAGTTCATTTAGTTCAGCTCAATCACAACAGCTTTTGACTATTGATCCTAATGCATTGTCCTTTTTCATGGTCAACCATAATTCTCCAACACCACAAAATGTTATGGAAAAAAAACTTGACATACATGCAATAGATGCAGATAAAAATTTGACCAAGGAAAGGTCCAATTATTTGTGGTTTGCATCCACTGAAGAACCGCAATGCTTTGGCCACCCAAATAACTTGTCTGAAGGCAATATGTCCGATTTTTCCTTCAATGAGAGTGAGACAAAAATAACTTTTCAACCAGATCCTTTAGATTGTAAATCAATTTCCGGTCAAAAGCACCATGGCTACACTACAAGTGTTGAAGATATTACATATAAGGAATCAGATAAGAATTATATTAGCAGATTTCCTAGCTTTCCAATTGAATCAGAGCTACACAAGGTACTTGGAATGGCTTCTGTAGAAGAATATGATGGCTGTTTCTTGAACACCACTTTACCAGTGGATGATGGACATGGACCCATTAGTTCAATTACCAACTTCCAAACTGTGGGATCTGAGTATTATGATCGCACATTTAATGAGTTAGGTTCATGGTTAATTGAAGAAAATGACACAGAATATCTGTTGGACACAATGGTAAGCAGTTTACTTTGTGACTCAAATGATGATGCATTTGAGGGGAAATCTTTGAGATCATTCAGAAATAATTCTTCAGAGAAGCTCATTGAATCTTCCGTCAGAGAGAGTGAATCTAGTGTTTTGCACATGGGAAGTTTGTTGACAACTACTCATCCAAGGTCTACATCCATATCAAAAGATGAAGAATACATGAACTCTCCAACAATTTCTTCTTGCATAAGTGTCTGTGGGTCAACTAGTGGAGATAACAACAATCGCATGGCTAAAGGACACAACAGTAGAAAGTTGTCCATGATAAACAAAAGAGGAGGTAGAAAAGGCAACAGCCACAAACCAAGGCCAAGAGACAGACAGTTGATTCAAGACCGAGTTAAGGAGTTGCGGGAGCTTATTCCTAATGGATCAAAG TGCAGCATTGACACGTTGTTGGATAGAACTGTAAGCCATATGTTATTCCTCCAAAGCATCTCCTCTCAGGCTGAAAAACTGAAACAAACTGCGCATACAAAG GTTAAAACTGAGGTTGACAATTCTGTGAAACCTCATACTCAAGCTAATGGAGCCAACTCAACCTGTGAACAGGGCAGCCAACCAGAAGTTTGGCCCATAGTAGTCGAATACCTTGACCAACCTGGGCAAATTCTTGTAGAG GTTCTGTGCAGTGACTACGGGCTCTTTCTGGAAATTGCGCATGTCATTAGGCGCCTACAGCTGACGATCCTGAAGGGAATTCTGGAAAGTCGATCTGACAAGCTTTGGGCTCATTTCATAATCGAG GTTTCCAGAGGCTTCCACAGGATGCATATTCTATGGCCATTGATGCAACTTTTGCAGCGAAATCGTGCATCCAAGCCCACCAAGTTCTGA